The sequence below is a genomic window from Cucumis melo cultivar AY chromosome 5, USDA_Cmelo_AY_1.0, whole genome shotgun sequence.
ACATAAAAGACCTACATAACATAACTACATAAAGTCTACCCATGAGCTAAACACACAAATTTGCACAAAAATTTTGAACACATAACTCATGAATAACTAATCGCACGAAGAACTTCTGAATTGGATGAAGAGCTATACTTATGAATTAGAGAAGAAAGCTTTACATAAAATGTTTTTGTTTACatgtattatttaaaaattaattacatCTCTATTCTCTATGCTTCAAGGGAAATACTGATTTAGTTTGGTCTATAAACATCCAAATTTGTACTCATTtactctttaattttttttttaaaattaataaaagacTTCATGTTTCTCTCTAATTTAGTTTTTGCTACAGGCTTTCTACTTTTATAGCCATTTATAATGAAGTTCAAAATGAAGCATCGAACCACTAAAACTGTCCATTAAAATGATACAATACAAAGCCACATTTCAACCTATAAATACAACAAACGGAAAACccgaaaaaagaagaaggaaaaaaaaaggaacgtTGGCGgcaaaatctcaaatttcccTTTTTAGAATCTCACAATATCCCCAATCAAAAGCCCTACCAAAACCAACACAGCCCATCCCCAAATCGAACCCACCAACGACCCGGCCCCCGATCCTTCGAAGCTCCCCGCGTTCGTTCCGGTGGTCAGAACCACCACCATCCAGTCGTCCTCCTTCCCTAGCCCCGCACCGACGAATCTTGAGTCGTTCAAATACTTCGCGTACTGGGAGTGAGTGTAGTTCGTAAGCAGCAGAGTTTGGACTAGTTTTGGTACGCACACCGGCATCACGACGGCGTCGGCGGTGGTGTTGATATCTACCTTGCATTTCTCGGCGTAGTCCGGGAACTTGGTGATTTGTGACGGTCGGCTTGCAACGACGTTGGATTTGGTGGTGGTGACAGCACAGGGTTGGTCTTCAGCATCGTCGGCCATCTCGTTTGCAATGCAGTCGGCTTTTGCGTTCTTCACGAGCGGCGGGAGGTTTTGTGCTTGTCGGTAGCTGTTTAGGCCTTGGAGAAGATTGTCTTCTTCATCTGCAATCAGGTGAATGGTAACAAAATTTACTCAAAATTCTCATACAGACTTACAATAATCAATATTGCTCCACGGAGAACAAAAACTAGATGGAAATTCAAATCCACTTTCTAGGTATGGTGCAATTTACAAGAATCTTTTTTATTAAGTTTATGTGGGAGCGTATTGAACGATCAATTATGAGTTATGTGATTCCACTGTTTTGGGGTCGGAAATGTGACTAGGATTTATGAGACTTAGAGAAAAAAATCTAAGAGGTGTTGGTTAGGCGATCAAGAACTCACAAGGAAAATGGGATCGTGAAGTTTGAAGAAGATTCTCAGAGAACCTAAGAGGTGTTAGGGATGGGAGAAGTGTTGGGATGAGTGAGTAATTGAGGGTGGAACGAACTTGAGATCGCCCAAAACTCTAAAACACTAAAATGCTTTGGGGGATCGTTGAAAAGCATGAGTGACCGAGGATGAAAAGAAAATGTGATGGCAAAAGAAAATGGTTGAAAAAGAGGCTAGATTGAAAACGGTATAATAGGAGGCTGGATTACCTCATCTAAAAAACTCCATCCGAACATGAGAGTTTTGTATTACATTATATCATAAACATATTATGCTATTATAATAACTCATCTGTCTCGGATGACCAAACACCCCTCAATAGCTCTACATTAAGAGCCCATTACATTCCGACCCAAGCAGCCCCAAGTGGTTTCCCATCAAGGAAAAGAACAAGGAACAGAGGACTGGGAACCAAATATGTATATGAGGGCTACAAACAACCTATTATGGGAGCTAACTAGTAGCTAGAAGCACCATTTTGGTcctgttttcaaattttatttatttattattatattttttttcatgtaAGTTAACTGTAAGAAGTTATTTGTTTCCTGGTAATCTAAGATAGATTTTCAGCATTTGGATTCTTCCATTTGATTTGTAGGGATGTAAGACACCAAAACATATCAAGATACCGACATCTTAAGTTGCTCATACAGTAGAATCTAACCGATTTTGGGAACACTTCAAGATATCGACATCTTAGGCTCATTTTTAGACCCCCTTTTAAATTATAGACCAAAAAGAGTAAAAGTTGTAGAGTAAAAGTCGTTAAAAGAAACAGAGAACCAAATAGAAAGAGGGAGACAGGGAGTTTACCTTTAGAGAGAACAGGGGAGAAGAAGAGGAGAGCAATGACGAAAACCCTAGAgacagaaaagaaagaagaagaaggcatTTTTGTTGTTATTATAAAAAGGGTGGATGAATGGATGAACAGATGAGAGTGTGTGGTAAATTAGTATTATttataaagaaaagagaagagggaaGCAGTTGTGTTTTTGTGTCCGGGTTTTGTTGTAGCAGTTACAAGTGGCCTCTTATGTAAGAGGAATTTTGACACCCAAAATAGACACgtttcttcttccaaactcttcCGTCTGCATGCCTTTTCCTTCTTTCCATGCAATTCCAATCCAATCTCTCCGCTTTCTCTATGTGTTAAAATACCATTTCCGTCTTCTactttcaattctttttaataataattttagttGATGTGTTTCCATAGGTCTAATTTTAGTTTGTGTAATTTCaataattatcttaaatttagtGTTTAATTGAATTGTACTGAGATggctaaataattaaaaaaaaaaaaatgctttgGTGTAGTTtgaaaagcttttttttttttttaattgtgtaTAACATTAGCATGTTCGTAAGCTGGGATTTATTCTTATTAACGTCGagtttattaatatttatgaaaatattttcttatGTATAAAAGTATTAAGTGTTCAATTCTAAGATGTTATGTGGtaacattttttaaagtttaataataacaatgtatgaaaatataatatatggATCTATCACTATAATTAATTATAGTGAAAAATGTGTAACCTAAAGTATtgatttcaaatataataaattgagcaaaactatttataaatatagcaaagctTAAAGTTAATTAGTAAAATTAGCTTTGATCAAAGTACAATATCCAAAATATCCTTCTAAATTGACCCAAAATCCAAAAATTCACTCGACACATGAGACCAACTTGTAATCTTTGGTCTAACAATTAAGGTGACTTCGTTTGTGCTTGATCCATCTCTTATTAAATTGTACAAATGACATAAAATTTAATAGGGTTAGATATCAATAAGCAACATAACCCAATTAATGTAATGTTTGTACTGTCAAGGTTAAaagttagattttttttaatttattaatttaacaaatttgaaaaagtaaaaattaattaataaataaatataaatagtaTTAAACTTGCAAATACCTCTTTAAAaagttataaattttttattatgtgCCTAAATAGGCTTATAactatttcaatgttttttaaaatccaCGTACTTACCAGACATGAAGTAAAAATTAGTATGcatagttttgtttttattcgcaaaatttaaaatgttagcatttttatttctaaaatttaaacttaacttgtgtttaactttttaatttaaatattacatttttatgcttaaattttgaatttagtttCCATTTCATCTATagatttgataattttattttaagtaAATAATGAATTGTTTTGATATAAAATCAAGGGACAAAAACATATTTGCAGTTTTTGCATGGATGATACTCATTTAGAGGAGAAAATGAGATTTAgtatacttttaaaaataaagggTTTTTTAGCCCTTTACTAGACATCAATACTAGGTGATAATGTGACATTATCAAAATGAAACCCTCTTGTGCACATTGAATGGCTAATGTCATTTTTGATCCATATGgtttaaagtttgtttaattttattctttatatttttaaatatctaaTCTTTTTTCATATCGCTAGCTTATTATCAATCTTttggttatattttttattagcaTTTTCACTGTAAAGTGCGAAAGGAAAGTGAAAATTATTATGATTAAGTATTAAATTTAGACAAAAGAATTAATTTCGAggactaattttaaaattttattaatctaaAAGAGCTGAAATCGAACAaattaagagagagagagagaaaaaaaaaaaaaaaaaaaaacaacggagaccaaaatgtatttatttttaagaaagaGACGAGAAAGGCAATATTGTCCCACCATGCCTTGAAAGTTAAAATTATCGACATGTCGTTTCGGATGGAGAATATTGTCCCACCATGTTTGGGTTGAATCTTCAGCCTGAGAGAAGAAACAACCCAAACAACAAGGATGACACCAAGTAGAAATGGTGAAGACCCAACTTAGACAATTTCACGGCAGAATTAAAGCTTCCGGTGGGAGAATCGGTGGCGAAAGCGAACACTGCCCATTGTTCATAACACCCAATTCCGATCGATGTGAATTCAGGTTTGCTTAAGTAATTGGCCATTTGGGAATGTGTACATCCATGAAGAACAAGATTCGACACCAACGTTGGGATGTGAAGGGGCAAAATCAGGCCATTTTTTGTGTTGTTGAGCTCGATGTTGCACCTGGTTAGGTAGTCCGGGAGATTGGGGAGTTGGGTTAAATTGCTTGGAGTAATGTTGGAGCCGCTGGTGAAGATGCTGAGGGGCAACTGATCGTCGAAGTCCCAAGCAATTTGCTTGACGAAGCAGTCTGCTTTTGAGTTCCTATTCATGGGGGTAAGTTCTTTGGAACTTCTGTAAATGTTCATGGCTTTGAAAAGTGTGTCTTCATTCACTGCAAATGATGGAGGATTGAGTGTGAGGTTTTATGTGGCAGCAATAAGGGAAATAACGTCTATGGATAAGGGAGAACTGTAATTGTGAGATTGCAAAAGAACCCAGCAAAGATATGGGACTACGGAACTATGTGTGTGAGAGTGTTTAGAAGCATAGAAATAGATAGAGAGAGCCATCGCAATGCACAGAAGAACCCATCAAAGACTAGGAACTACGGAACTCTTGTGTTtcgtgtgtgtgtgtatattgAGAAAGAGGGAGAGTGAACCATCACAGTGCACTAAGCTCGCCAATAGCAACAAGCCATGGGCAAGACCGCAGAGGTAGAGGCCAAGTTTGGGGGTGGTGAAGGCCATTGTGCTGCTGTAGGGTAAAGGAGATGGCATCAGATCTGCATGGACAGGAAGAGTCGAATAGAAATAATTAGTATTTGAGGTTCTTGCTTTCTTTAgtcttttcctttttgtttcttCTGCCATTGGGGCATCTTAGAATTTGCTTGTTCTGTTAATATTGCTTTGCTTTATTCATGAAGGGTATGGGGTTCCCATGTCCAACTTTATGTATTCATAAATGGTAACTAATGGAGTAAATGGAATTAAAGGTGCTCAAGGGACAACTATTAGTTGCTCAATCATTTTGCTTGTAAAGGCGTATACGTATAAAAGCCCTCTACTTCAGGTCTAAAAATCCCATCTACGTCAggttaattcttttttcttcagATTTGGAACTCCAAATACCTTTCTGAACTTTATCACTACTGGTGTGTTTGAACTGTACAAATGTGAACGGCTGGAAtacattatttttcatttaattaaggCAAAGTGTATTCTTTTTCTCAACGCATTTCAGTTTTCTATGTTATGCATAATGTTCCAAACAGTTGAAGTGATGGACAATTCACAAGCAAACTAAAGGCGTTGTAGTTTCTATTACTTAATATGTGAATAGTTTAGCTTTGATCTTTGTTATCATCGTATCTTGATGTGAGAGTAGAGGAGGGTACATGAATAAACTCACAACTCATTCAAATGAGAGAGACATGAGGCTAGTAAGGATGTTTCATATAAGCTTCAAAAGATTGGTAGATACTCAGGTCGAAGGAGAATCATCTAGGGTCCTATTCCTAGTTTTAGGACTTACATTGCTCTTCGTGGTTGTTTCATTGGGATTGATGATCTATTATCTCTGTTTTGAGGGCTTCCCGTTGTATTTTGAACTCCATTATAGTGAGGCATTGCGATTTGTCAGTTGCTTTCGTTTTAAAAGTTGTTTcttaccaaattttttttaaagaggtATAGATTAATCATTTAAAGGAATTTTAGGTAACAGCTTCAGAGGTTTTTTCCCCTCTTTGGACAAAAGTTGCTTCTTTTAGAGGATTCTTCAGGTGTATAGTCTCTCTCTCTgtccatatatatataatatatatacactcCTTTGGCTGCTCCTGCATATTCTTTTCTGAAGTTGgggtttctttttttgtttccttttcctatTTCTTAGTTCACATGTTCACTGGTCCAGCTTTCTACGTGCTTTATATGATAAGATGTTTCTCTTGGGATTTGATACGAGTTCCATTTGCCGTCATATTGGTTTCGATGATGAAATTATTTTCAACATCATGATGGTCTTCTAAcccaaatataaattatttgaaaatatcataTTAGGTGGTAGTTTCCTATTCATGTTAGTGTAGAGCTCATAAGTTGACCTAAAGATGCACAGTTACAGAATACAAAGAAAAGAGAACACTTGTTTGCCCCTTTTAAATATCCTTTATATTAATATGCTGATGTTCAGTGTAAAGCATTACATAACTCCTTGGGACAATCATGGACTATACATCGtagataacaattttaaagaatgaaagaaaacaaaagctTTTCACCTTCACCAAAACAAAGAATTGACAAAAACAAAAATCCCAGCCAATAAACCCAACAAGTATGTGGAACCAAAGATAGACCAGCGGAATAGCTTCCACTAATTGCATCCGTACCCAAAGCAATCACTAAACAGTCTTCATTTGTAGCAAGACCTACACTTGTGTAAGTTGCATTATCCAAATACTTCGGAGCCTGAGAATGAGTGCAATTAGTAAGCATAAGTTTATCTGCTGAGTTAGGGACGTGTACTGGTAAAATAACCCCATCTACTGTATGATTGAGGTTAACTTCGCACTTTCTTGAGTACTCTGTGAACAAAGGAAGTTGGCTCTGGTTGGATGGCAAAAGGACGTCGCCCTCAATGGCAGCACTGCAAGGCAATTGACTATACCAGTTCTTTGCAATTTGCTCTGCTATACACTTTGCTTTCGAGTTCTGGGCAAGAGCCGACCTGTCTTTTGAGTTTCTGTAGATGTTAAAGCCTTTAAAAAGCTCTTCTAAATCAACTGCAGGTAGTCAGGTTTGAAGTTTAATTCATCAGTGTACGAAGATATGACAAGAAGGCCAGCCATTCGTCTTTCACTAAAGAGCTGTAAGTTCAACTGACTTTATCATACCGTCTATTTCTTTGATGAATGTGCCAGGAAAGGTGACGGAAAAATCTTAGCTTGAAAATGTGGAGAAAAGGAtttgtaaagaaaaatatttttgggCAACTCCATAAAACTAGTTGGAGAATTTCAAGTTCTGTTTGCATGAATCATCTAGGGTAAGAATGTATTGTTTTGTGTGCAGTTAATGAGCTTTATAAacttagagagagagaaagagagagagagctaACCATCACAGTGCACCAAATGTAACAGAGGAAGCAAACAATGTAGAAGAGCACAAAGACTGAGGAAACATTTCAGGAAAGCCATGGCAGTTTCAAATCAGCGCTGGGAGCAGAAATATGTGTCTGTCATGAAAAAGCAAACACAAAAAACAATGAGAATCAATCAGTTTGTTTCtcttatttcataaccttccttttctttttcgtttCTTTTTTGGCTTGTTTGTTAAATTATATCTTCGTTTGTGTGTTTTTTGCCTTGGAAATGAAGGTAACAAAATTCCACTCCCTACTGCAAACATGTGAAACATGTTGCTGTCCTTGGAACCAGGCAAAAaagttaaaaggaaaagaaaaagaacaagaacACGGCGAAGAAGAAATGGCTTATCCTCTTACGATATTCAAATGTGGGAAGGCGATATTTGAATTTTGGATCAACTTgttcattcaattagatttaGTCATCGGATTAGCTCGAATTGGTTGTTTCTGTCCTTGAGGTCCCATCTGATcaatattttgttcttttttaaatttcGATTGTTTTCTCACCACTTTTCATGTTTTTCATAATCTACCAAA
It includes:
- the LOC103495124 gene encoding uncharacterized GPI-anchored protein At3g06035; its protein translation is MPSSSFFSVSRVFVIALLFFSPVLSKDEEDNLLQGLNSYRQAQNLPPLVKNAKADCIANEMADDAEDQPCAVTTTKSNVVASRPSQITKFPDYAEKCKVDINTTADAVVMPVCVPKLVQTLLLTNYTHSQYAKYLNDSRFVGAGLGKEDDWMVVVLTTGTNAGSFEGSGAGSLVGSIWGWAVLVLVGLLIGDIVRF
- the LOC103495110 gene encoding uncharacterized GPI-anchored protein At3g06035-like codes for the protein MAFLKCFLSLCALLHCLLPLLHLVHCDVDLEELFKGFNIYRNSKDRSALAQNSKAKCIAEQIAKNWYSQLPCSAAIEGDVLLPSNQSQLPLFTEYSRKCEVNLNHTVDGVILPVHVPNSADKLMLTNCTHSQAPKYLDNATYTSVGLATNEDCLVIALGTDAISGSYSAGLSLVPHTCWVYWLGFLFLSILCFGEGEKLLFSFIL